In Paenibacillus sp. 1781tsa1, one DNA window encodes the following:
- a CDS encoding FAD-binding oxidoreductase, with product MKSSTKLTGRVIYKGDPGYEAARKNWDPHTDRYPKVFVFAQKTKDVSNAIRWARENNVPIRPRSGRHALEVNLSQVNGGIVIDVSDLNSIKLDKKNGTVVVGTGNRVGRIANTLAKQGFIAPFGDSPTVGIGGITLGGGIGPLQRTIGLISDNLLEVEMVDAKGKVIRANKHHNADLFWASRGGGGGNFGVYTRYKFKVRRAPAKATVFKITWPWAQFEKVLKVWQHWAPSVDTRLGSELSIGPKKGGNVMMEGLFLGSKTEALRLLQPMTSVGTPTSSIVRLLPYTEVVKFLLLPDPIETQRYSNQFSSGFGRKPFPDKAIKSMRAFLENLEEGPGGFYFLNWGGAVSRKSPRSTAFFWRKEKFYVEWTSTWLKPSHAAKNIALARNTRKKLQPYIVGSYINVPDQGIKNSGPVYYGANYARLRRVKAKYDPKNVFNNPQSITPARRVQSIFTCSMSDQ from the coding sequence GTGAAATCATCAACAAAGCTTACCGGACGGGTTATATACAAAGGTGATCCAGGATATGAAGCGGCACGCAAGAACTGGGACCCGCATACCGACAGATATCCCAAAGTTTTTGTTTTTGCTCAAAAGACAAAAGATGTCTCCAACGCTATCCGTTGGGCTCGTGAAAACAATGTTCCGATCCGGCCGCGGAGTGGCAGACATGCGCTTGAAGTGAATCTTTCACAGGTTAACGGGGGAATTGTGATTGATGTGAGCGATCTGAATTCCATCAAGCTTGATAAAAAAAATGGAACGGTTGTTGTTGGAACAGGAAACCGCGTGGGAAGAATTGCGAATACCCTTGCCAAGCAAGGTTTCATAGCGCCTTTTGGTGATAGCCCTACTGTAGGGATCGGTGGAATTACATTAGGTGGGGGAATTGGACCTCTCCAACGTACCATTGGTCTCATTAGTGATAACCTGCTTGAGGTAGAGATGGTGGACGCCAAGGGAAAAGTGATTCGGGCTAATAAACATCATAATGCAGATCTCTTTTGGGCATCCCGGGGAGGGGGCGGTGGTAACTTCGGAGTGTACACCCGCTACAAGTTCAAAGTGCGCCGTGCTCCAGCGAAAGCGACAGTATTTAAAATCACCTGGCCATGGGCTCAATTCGAGAAGGTACTCAAAGTGTGGCAGCATTGGGCTCCCTCTGTTGATACGAGACTGGGCAGCGAGTTGTCCATCGGACCGAAAAAGGGTGGTAACGTTATGATGGAGGGACTGTTCTTAGGCTCTAAAACAGAGGCCCTCCGATTATTGCAGCCAATGACTAGTGTCGGCACGCCGACGAGCTCCATCGTTCGTTTGTTACCATACACAGAAGTTGTGAAGTTCTTATTGCTGCCCGACCCGATTGAAACGCAAAGGTACAGTAACCAGTTCTCATCCGGTTTTGGACGAAAACCATTTCCCGATAAAGCCATCAAATCGATGCGCGCATTTTTGGAGAACTTGGAAGAGGGACCAGGCGGGTTCTATTTCCTCAACTGGGGCGGAGCAGTAAGTCGCAAATCGCCTAGATCAACCGCCTTCTTCTGGCGGAAAGAGAAGTTCTATGTGGAATGGACCAGTACGTGGCTCAAACCATCCCATGCCGCCAAAAATATCGCACTCGCTCGTAATACTCGCAAGAAATTGCAACCATACATTGTGGGTTCCTATATCAACGTTCCAGACCAAGGGATCAAAAATTCCGGTCCAGTGTACTATGGAGCCAACTATGCCAGACTGCGGAGAGTCAAAGCCAAGTATGATCCGAAAAATGTGTTTAACAATCCGCAAAGTATCACTCCCGCCCGGAGAGTACAATCCATATTCACTTGTTCAATGTCTGATCAATGA
- a CDS encoding nitroreductase family protein yields the protein MSTIQSKFQKTNDFNEITYGRRSVKLYDPEVKISREEMTEILSEASRAPSSINLQPWRFLVVDTAEGKEKLAPLARFNQNQVLTSAAVIGVFIDMNNVEYMDEIFGKAVELGYMPQDIKDMQLKTVMPYYEKMAASDLRDVNLIDAGLASMQLMLAARAHGYDTNPIGGYEKDQIAETFGMDKERYQPVMLISIGKSAKEGHPSYRLPVETITTWA from the coding sequence ATGAGTACAATTCAAAGCAAATTCCAAAAAACAAATGATTTTAACGAAATTACCTACGGTCGTCGTTCTGTTAAACTTTACGATCCTGAAGTAAAAATCAGCCGTGAAGAAATGACTGAAATTCTGTCAGAAGCTTCCCGTGCACCATCTTCGATCAATTTGCAGCCTTGGCGTTTTCTGGTTGTAGATACAGCTGAAGGCAAAGAAAAGCTTGCGCCTCTTGCAAGATTCAATCAAAATCAGGTCCTGACTTCTGCTGCTGTTATTGGCGTATTCATTGATATGAACAACGTTGAATATATGGATGAGATTTTTGGTAAAGCTGTAGAACTTGGTTACATGCCACAAGACATTAAGGATATGCAGCTCAAAACTGTAATGCCTTATTACGAAAAGATGGCTGCTTCCGATCTTCGTGATGTTAACCTGATTGATGCGGGTCTTGCTTCCATGCAATTGATGCTTGCTGCACGTGCTCATGGTTATGACACCAACCCAATTGGTGGTTACGAGAAAGATCAAATTGCAGAAACATTCGGCATGGACAAAGAGCGTTATCAACCTGTTATGTTGATCTCTATTGGTAAATCCGCCAAAGAAGGTCACCCTTCTTATCGTCTGCCAGTAGAAACCATCACTACTTGGGCATAA
- a CDS encoding MarR family winged helix-turn-helix transcriptional regulator — translation MTRIVSKEEQIINLLNVLGNKISPKFERCTGISSSRFEILHELDQVDEINQSMLQKIINIDSAAITRHLKQLEADLMVTRRKNPEDNRVTFVRLTDHGRKQIEGYKAEKTNFINQILQDFSEDEVQALADFLERMQNNF, via the coding sequence ATGACACGTATTGTTTCCAAAGAAGAACAGATCATCAACCTGCTGAACGTGCTGGGCAACAAAATCAGTCCCAAGTTCGAACGCTGTACAGGTATCAGTTCCTCACGCTTTGAAATTCTCCATGAACTGGATCAGGTCGATGAGATCAACCAGTCCATGCTGCAGAAAATCATTAACATTGATAGTGCTGCGATTACACGCCACTTGAAACAGCTTGAGGCAGACCTGATGGTAACAAGACGTAAAAACCCCGAAGATAATCGGGTAACTTTTGTTCGTCTCACCGACCACGGTCGAAAGCAGATTGAAGGTTACAAAGCAGAGAAGACGAATTTCATCAACCAGATTTTGCAAGATTTCAGTGAAGATGAAGTTCAAGCTCTCGCCGATTTTCTGGAACGTATGCAGAACAATTTTTAA
- a CDS encoding putative quinol monooxygenase has protein sequence MIIIHAHLQIQAAQEQAFLAAAKELITATRQEEGNISYDLAKSTEHEQQYTMIELWKDEAATAAHNTSSHFQAFVQQAAAFMAAPMNVEVFAGEKVNV, from the coding sequence ATGATTATCATTCACGCACATCTGCAAATTCAAGCGGCTCAAGAACAAGCTTTTCTGGCTGCAGCTAAAGAACTGATCACAGCTACACGTCAAGAAGAAGGTAACATCAGCTACGATCTGGCAAAAAGTACAGAACACGAACAACAATACACGATGATCGAACTGTGGAAAGACGAAGCTGCTACAGCTGCCCACAACACAAGCTCACATTTCCAGGCTTTTGTTCAACAAGCAGCAGCTTTTATGGCCGCTCCAATGAACGTGGAAGTATTTGCGGGAGAAAAAGTTAACGTTTAA
- a CDS encoding MarR family winged helix-turn-helix transcriptional regulator — MKLDWMGDHRELIEKIIKYGNAYSNTYKLQRSYGTDMMFSASQIQTLEYILEAEDKEEKMSEMAARLGVSRSTFSKNVKNLTEKGLLEKFHLSGNRKDIYIKPSEKGREVYVKYTEFVRELCFDEIFKYADQISEADKQNFVRIMDLFADVLVWYGEKEQEARKLIRIDSDLGRD; from the coding sequence ATGAAATTAGATTGGATGGGCGACCATCGGGAACTGATTGAGAAAATTATCAAATACGGTAATGCGTACTCGAACACTTACAAGTTGCAGCGAAGTTATGGTACAGACATGATGTTCTCGGCTTCACAGATTCAGACGCTGGAATACATTCTGGAAGCCGAGGACAAGGAAGAGAAGATGTCGGAGATGGCCGCACGCTTGGGCGTAAGCCGCAGTACATTTTCCAAGAACGTGAAGAATCTGACGGAAAAAGGGCTGCTCGAAAAATTTCATTTAAGCGGTAACCGTAAAGACATATACATCAAACCTTCGGAGAAAGGTCGCGAGGTATATGTGAAGTATACCGAATTTGTAAGGGAACTTTGCTTTGATGAGATTTTCAAGTATGCAGATCAGATTTCAGAAGCGGATAAGCAGAACTTTGTTCGCATCATGGATCTGTTTGCCGACGTGCTTGTCTGGTATGGTGAAAAAGAACAGGAAGCGCGTAAATTAATCAGAATTGATTCCGATTTGGGCAGAGACTAG